One genomic region from Curtobacterium sp. 9128 encodes:
- a CDS encoding DNA topoisomerase IV subunit B encodes MSSDYSARHLSVLEGLEAVRKRPGMYIGSTDSRGLMHCLWEIIDNSVDEALAGHGDEIGVRLFPDGSVQVSDTARGIPVDVEPKTGLTGVEVVFTKLHAGGKFGSGSYAASGGLHGVGASVVNALSERLDVEVDRDGKTYAMSFHRGEPGVFDDAAGIGPDAPFTPFTSGSELKVVGKVKKNVTGSRIRYWADRQIFTKDAAFSMSDLVNRARQTAFLVPGLGLTITDERPAAIEAAAARASATGVEATAGPVVERFRYEGGISEFVEHLAPDSAITDVWRVQGTGTFTETVPMLDDKGHMVSTDVERSCEVDLALRWGGGYETVFRSFVNIIATPKGGTHQAGFESGVMKAVRAQVEANARKLKVGQDKLDKDDVLAGMTAVLTVRLPEPQFEGQTKEVLGTPAVRKIVDQVVSKRMTEILTSTQRTEKAQAATLLEKVVSEMKSRISARAHKETQRRKNALENSSLPTKLADCRSNDVAGTELFIVEGDSALGTAKLARNSEYQALLPIRGKILNVQKASVSDMLSNAECASIIQVIGAGSGRTFELDQARYGKVIIMSDADVDGAHIRTLLLTLFFRYMRPMIEQGRVFAAVPPLHRVVVVNRGKPNDTLYTYSEQELQSVLKKLEKSGKKYQEPIQRYKGLGEMDADQLAETTMDRAHRTLRRVNVSDAEGAAKVFELLMGNDVAPRKEFILAGEGLDHDRIDV; translated from the coding sequence GTGAGCTCCGACTACTCCGCACGCCATCTCTCCGTCCTCGAAGGGCTCGAGGCAGTACGGAAGCGTCCCGGCATGTACATCGGGTCGACCGACTCCCGCGGGTTGATGCACTGCCTGTGGGAGATCATCGACAACTCCGTCGACGAAGCCCTCGCCGGGCACGGAGACGAGATCGGTGTCCGGCTGTTCCCGGACGGGTCCGTGCAGGTCTCGGACACCGCTCGTGGCATCCCGGTCGACGTCGAACCGAAGACGGGCCTGACGGGTGTCGAGGTCGTCTTCACCAAGCTGCACGCCGGCGGCAAGTTCGGTTCGGGGTCGTACGCGGCCTCCGGTGGGCTGCACGGCGTCGGTGCCTCGGTGGTGAACGCGCTGTCGGAGCGCCTCGACGTCGAGGTCGACCGCGACGGGAAGACCTACGCGATGTCGTTCCACCGGGGTGAGCCCGGCGTGTTCGACGACGCCGCCGGGATCGGACCGGACGCGCCGTTCACACCGTTCACCTCCGGCAGTGAGCTGAAGGTCGTCGGCAAGGTCAAGAAGAACGTGACCGGGTCGCGCATCCGCTACTGGGCCGACCGGCAGATCTTCACCAAGGACGCAGCGTTCAGCATGTCCGACCTGGTGAACCGGGCGCGCCAGACGGCGTTCCTGGTCCCCGGGCTCGGGCTGACGATCACCGACGAACGCCCAGCCGCGATCGAGGCCGCAGCGGCGCGTGCGTCGGCCACCGGTGTCGAGGCGACGGCCGGTCCCGTGGTCGAGCGCTTCCGGTACGAGGGCGGCATCAGCGAGTTCGTCGAGCACCTCGCGCCGGACTCCGCGATCACCGACGTCTGGCGCGTGCAGGGCACCGGCACGTTCACCGAGACCGTCCCGATGCTCGACGACAAGGGCCACATGGTCTCCACGGACGTCGAACGCTCGTGCGAGGTCGACCTCGCACTCCGCTGGGGCGGCGGGTACGAGACGGTGTTCCGGAGCTTCGTCAACATCATCGCGACGCCGAAGGGCGGCACCCACCAGGCCGGCTTCGAGAGCGGCGTGATGAAGGCCGTCCGGGCCCAGGTCGAGGCGAACGCCCGCAAGCTCAAGGTCGGCCAGGACAAGCTCGACAAGGACGACGTGCTCGCCGGCATGACCGCCGTGCTCACCGTCCGGCTGCCGGAACCGCAGTTCGAAGGACAGACGAAGGAGGTCCTCGGTACCCCGGCGGTCCGCAAGATCGTCGACCAGGTGGTGTCGAAGCGCATGACGGAGATCCTCACGTCGACACAGCGCACCGAGAAGGCCCAGGCGGCGACGCTGCTCGAGAAGGTCGTCTCGGAGATGAAGTCCCGCATCTCCGCTCGCGCCCACAAGGAGACCCAGCGGCGGAAGAACGCGCTCGAGAACTCGTCGCTGCCGACGAAGCTCGCCGACTGCCGCTCGAACGACGTCGCCGGTACCGAGCTGTTCATCGTGGAGGGCGACTCCGCGCTCGGCACCGCCAAGCTCGCGCGCAACAGCGAGTACCAGGCGCTGCTGCCGATCCGCGGCAAGATCCTCAACGTCCAGAAGGCGTCGGTCTCCGACATGCTCTCGAACGCCGAGTGCGCGTCGATCATCCAGGTGATCGGCGCCGGCTCCGGCCGGACGTTCGAGCTCGACCAGGCCCGCTACGGCAAGGTCATCATCATGTCCGACGCCGACGTCGACGGCGCGCACATCCGCACGCTGCTGCTCACGCTCTTCTTCCGCTACATGCGGCCGATGATCGAGCAGGGACGCGTGTTCGCAGCCGTCCCGCCGCTGCACCGGGTCGTCGTGGTGAACCGCGGCAAGCCGAACGACACGCTGTACACCTACTCCGAGCAGGAGCTCCAGTCGGTGCTGAAGAAGCTCGAGAAGTCGGGCAAGAAGTACCAGGAGCCGATCCAGCGCTACAAGGGCCTGGGCGAGATGGACGCGGACCAGCTGGCGGAGACGACCATGGACCGTGCGCACCGGACGCTCCGACGGGTGAACGTGTCCGATGCCGAGGGTGCCGCGAAGGTGTTCGAGCTGCTGATGGGCAACGACGTCGCCCCGCGCAAGGAGTTCATCCTGGCGGGCGAGGGCCTCGACCACGACCGCATCGACGTGTAG
- a CDS encoding MurT ligase domain-containing protein has translation MRFFIPILIGRILRALARARGGGSAYPGFIVLKLVPDFLQHVTKQFPNGVVFVLGSNGKSTTTHMISEIVRAHGLRVFTNPSGANLPQGIASALLSEVSLTGRLKADIGILEVDEAFAVELAGILSPSTVTMLNVQVDQLYRFFETERVAAMMLDTAALSSANVITNHDDQFLDAYIGVDGQRVLRFGASAEVVAAAPNGLQNADDFASADRAATSADAEVIENRGDAATIAFDGATIPVRLPARGLHYAVDAAAATATASAALGTQFRADAVTKAFTTMKPAYGRGERLPIAGESAEFTMFKNAASLQLNLDALPDHPEQVLMAIDEGTPDISWIYDIDFSKLDHVDVVSGDKAWQIAIALEHAGVRIGTVEPDVEAAIALMQGLGATTSGTKNFIVNYEIMMIARKALGHPDMEKTA, from the coding sequence GTGCGTTTCTTCATCCCGATCCTCATCGGGCGGATCCTCCGTGCCCTCGCTCGTGCGCGGGGCGGGGGATCCGCGTACCCCGGGTTCATCGTCCTGAAGCTCGTCCCGGACTTCCTGCAGCACGTCACGAAGCAGTTCCCGAACGGGGTCGTCTTCGTGCTCGGGTCGAACGGCAAGTCCACGACGACGCACATGATCTCCGAGATCGTGCGCGCCCACGGTCTGCGCGTCTTCACGAACCCCTCCGGCGCGAACCTGCCGCAGGGCATCGCGTCGGCGCTCCTGTCCGAGGTGTCGCTGACCGGCCGGCTCAAGGCGGACATCGGCATCCTCGAGGTCGACGAGGCCTTCGCCGTCGAGCTCGCCGGCATCCTGTCGCCGTCGACCGTCACGATGCTGAACGTCCAGGTCGACCAGCTCTACCGGTTCTTCGAGACCGAGCGCGTCGCGGCGATGATGCTCGACACGGCGGCGCTGTCCTCGGCGAACGTCATCACGAACCACGACGACCAGTTCCTCGACGCCTACATCGGTGTCGACGGCCAGCGTGTGCTCCGCTTCGGCGCGAGCGCCGAGGTCGTCGCAGCTGCGCCGAACGGCCTGCAGAACGCCGACGACTTCGCGTCGGCCGATCGCGCGGCGACCTCGGCCGACGCGGAGGTGATCGAGAACCGCGGCGACGCGGCGACCATCGCGTTCGACGGGGCGACGATCCCGGTCCGGCTCCCGGCGCGCGGCCTGCACTACGCGGTCGACGCCGCTGCCGCCACCGCGACGGCCAGCGCCGCGCTCGGGACGCAGTTCCGCGCGGACGCCGTCACGAAGGCCTTCACGACGATGAAGCCGGCGTACGGCCGCGGAGAACGACTCCCCATCGCCGGCGAGTCGGCCGAGTTCACCATGTTCAAGAACGCGGCCAGTCTCCAGCTGAACCTCGACGCGCTGCCGGACCACCCCGAGCAGGTGCTCATGGCGATCGACGAGGGCACGCCGGACATCTCGTGGATCTACGACATCGACTTCTCGAAGCTCGACCACGTGGACGTCGTCTCCGGTGACAAGGCGTGGCAGATCGCCATCGCGCTCGAGCACGCCGGTGTCCGCATCGGCACCGTCGAGCCCGACGTCGAGGCGGCGATCGCGCTCATGCAGGGCCTCGGTGCGACGACCAGCGGCACGAAGAACTTCATCGTCAACTACGAGATCATGATGATCGCCCGGAAGGCCCTCGGCCACCCGGACATGGAGAAGACCGCATGA
- a CDS encoding RNA polymerase sigma factor: MAARSTTIDPTKDNADTVDQAAAEDTDGTAAPKKAAAKKAPAKNAPAKKAATKKPATKKAADDDVEDEETVEPVDADETEDDAEEKPATAAAEAANAVAAGALVISQSDDDEAPVYSTTITGATADPVKDYLKQIGKVALLNAEQEVELAMRIEAGLFAEDKLQHSTGLSKPEERELRWVARDGQRAKSHLLGANLRLVVSLAKRYTGRGMQFLDLIQEGNLGLIRAVEKFDYTKGFKFSTYATWWIRQAITRAMADQARTIRIPVHMVEVINKLARVQRQMLQDLGREPTPEELARELDMTPEKVVEVQKYGREPISLHTPLGEDGDSEFGDLIEDTEAVVPADAVGFTMLQKQLESLLDSLSEREAGVIRMRFGLGDGQPKTLDQIGDTFGVTRERIRQIESKTMAKLRHPSRSQSLRDYLE, translated from the coding sequence ATGGCTGCCCGGAGCACGACGATCGATCCCACGAAGGACAACGCCGACACGGTGGACCAGGCTGCGGCCGAGGACACCGACGGAACCGCTGCGCCCAAGAAGGCTGCGGCGAAGAAGGCCCCCGCCAAGAATGCGCCCGCGAAGAAGGCGGCGACCAAGAAGCCGGCGACCAAGAAGGCCGCTGACGACGACGTCGAGGACGAGGAGACCGTCGAACCGGTCGACGCGGACGAGACCGAGGACGACGCCGAGGAGAAGCCGGCGACCGCCGCAGCCGAAGCCGCCAACGCGGTCGCTGCCGGGGCGCTCGTCATCTCGCAGTCCGACGACGACGAGGCGCCGGTCTACTCGACCACGATCACGGGTGCGACCGCCGACCCGGTCAAGGACTACCTGAAGCAGATCGGCAAGGTCGCCCTCCTCAACGCGGAGCAGGAGGTCGAGCTCGCGATGCGCATCGAGGCCGGCCTGTTCGCCGAGGACAAGCTGCAGCACTCGACGGGCCTGTCGAAGCCGGAAGAGCGCGAGCTCCGCTGGGTCGCTCGTGACGGCCAGCGCGCGAAGTCGCACCTGCTCGGTGCGAACCTGCGTCTCGTCGTGTCGCTCGCCAAGCGCTACACGGGTCGTGGCATGCAGTTCCTCGACCTCATCCAGGAAGGCAACCTGGGCCTGATCCGTGCCGTCGAGAAGTTCGACTACACCAAGGGCTTCAAGTTCTCGACCTACGCGACGTGGTGGATCCGCCAGGCGATCACCCGCGCCATGGCCGACCAGGCCCGCACCATCCGCATCCCGGTGCACATGGTCGAGGTCATCAACAAGCTCGCGCGTGTCCAGCGGCAGATGCTGCAGGACCTGGGTCGCGAACCCACTCCGGAAGAACTCGCCCGCGAGCTCGACATGACCCCGGAGAAGGTCGTCGAGGTCCAGAAGTACGGCCGCGAGCCGATCTCGCTGCACACCCCGCTGGGCGAAGACGGCGACTCGGAGTTCGGTGACCTCATCGAGGACACCGAGGCGGTCGTCCCGGCCGACGCGGTGGGCTTCACGATGCTGCAGAAGCAGCTCGAGAGCCTCCTCGACTCCCTGTCGGAGCGCGAAGCCGGCGTCATCCGGATGCGCTTCGGCCTCGGGGACGGCCAGCCGAAGACGCTCGACCAGATCGGTGACACGTTCGGCGTGACGCGCGAGCGCATCCGCCAGATCGAGTCCAAGACGATGGCGAAGCTCCGCCACCCGTCGCGGTCGCAGTCGCTGCGCGACTACCTCGAGTAG